In one window of Rhodospirillales bacterium DNA:
- the rlmN gene encoding 23S rRNA (adenine(2503)-C(2))-methyltransferase RlmN gives MSATETAPGAPATLVGLSREELREALARLGEPAFRADQLWHWIYHRGATDFARMTTLAKSLREKLAATHRVGRPEVARDLRSADHTRKWLLRFEDGNEAETVLIPEDDRGALCVSSQVGCTLSCSFCHTGTQKLVRNLTAAEIVGQVLVARDRIGEWPAPREGRLLSNIVLMGMGEPLFNYDNVAKALKIVMDGEGIAISKRRITLSTAGVAPTIGRVWRELGVKLAVSLHAARDELRDELVPINRKYPLKELFRALREYPADNARRITFEYVMLKGVNDSAADAKELIRLVRGLPAKFNLIPFNLWPGARYECSDAAVMTRFAGLLNQAGYSAPIREPRGRDILAACGQLRSDSIRARRPRSEPTIAANP, from the coding sequence ATGTCCGCGACCGAAACCGCCCCCGGGGCGCCGGCCACCCTCGTCGGCCTCTCGCGCGAGGAATTGCGCGAAGCGCTCGCGCGCCTGGGCGAGCCCGCGTTCCGCGCCGACCAACTCTGGCATTGGATCTACCATCGCGGCGCGACCGATTTCGCGCGCATGACCACGCTCGCCAAGAGCTTGCGCGAAAAACTCGCCGCGACCCACCGCGTCGGCCGGCCGGAGGTGGCGCGCGATCTGCGCTCGGCGGACCATACGCGCAAGTGGCTGCTCCGGTTCGAGGACGGCAACGAGGCCGAGACGGTGCTGATCCCGGAAGACGACCGCGGCGCGCTCTGCGTCTCGTCACAGGTCGGCTGCACGCTAAGCTGTTCCTTCTGCCATACCGGCACGCAAAAACTGGTGCGCAACCTGACCGCGGCGGAAATCGTCGGCCAGGTGCTTGTCGCGCGCGATCGCATCGGCGAATGGCCCGCGCCCCGAGAGGGGCGCCTCTTGTCCAACATCGTCCTGATGGGTATGGGCGAGCCGCTGTTCAACTACGACAACGTGGCGAAGGCCCTGAAGATCGTCATGGACGGCGAGGGTATCGCCATCTCCAAGCGCCGGATCACGCTCTCGACCGCTGGGGTCGCGCCGACCATCGGCCGGGTCTGGCGCGAGCTCGGCGTCAAGCTCGCGGTCAGCCTGCACGCGGCCCGCGACGAATTGCGCGACGAATTGGTGCCGATCAACCGCAAATACCCGTTGAAGGAATTGTTCAGGGCGCTTCGGGAGTATCCGGCCGACAATGCGCGGCGCATCACCTTCGAATACGTGATGCTGAAGGGCGTCAACGATTCGGCCGCCGACGCGAAGGAATTGATCCGGCTGGTGCGCGGCCTGCCCGCCAAGTTCAACTTGATTCCGTTCAACCTGTGGCCGGGCGCTCGTTACGAATGTTCCGACGCCGCCGTCATGACCCGCTTCGCCGGGCTGCTCAACCAAGCCGGCTATTCGGCGCCGAT